A genomic window from Rhizobium sp. EC-SD404 includes:
- the hydA gene encoding dihydropyrimidinase encodes MSTKVIKNGTVVTADLTYEADVLIENGVITQIGPNLAGDEVLDATGCYVMPGGIDPHTHLEMPFMGTYSSDDFESGTRAALTGGTTMVVDFCLPAPGQSLLEALQAWDNKSTKAMCDYSFHMAVTWWGEQVFNEMETVVREKGINTFKHFMAYKGALMVNDDEMYASFQRCAELGALPLVHAENGDVVASLQQKLLANGNNGPEAHAYSRPPQVEGEAANRAIMIADMAGVPLYIVHVSCEEAHEAIRRARQLGKRVYGEPLIQHLVLDESEYQHPDWDHAARRVMSPPFRSKLHQDGLWAGLAAGSLQVVATDHCAFTTEQKRYGRDDFTKIPNGTGGLEDRLPVLWTKGVATGRLTMNEFVAATSTNIAKILNMYPKKGAILVGADADIIVLDPKAKKTISADTQASAIDYNVFEGVEVTGLPRFVLTRGHVAVRDGGFEGRMGHGQFVARKPDQPVNRALSTWKELTAPRKVERTGIPASGV; translated from the coding sequence ATGTCCACCAAAGTCATCAAGAACGGTACGGTCGTCACCGCCGATCTCACCTATGAAGCCGATGTGCTGATCGAAAACGGGGTGATCACGCAGATCGGGCCGAACCTTGCGGGCGACGAGGTGCTGGACGCGACGGGTTGCTATGTGATGCCGGGCGGCATTGATCCGCATACCCATCTGGAGATGCCCTTCATGGGCACCTATTCGTCGGATGATTTCGAGAGTGGCACCAGGGCGGCGTTGACCGGTGGCACGACTATGGTCGTCGATTTCTGCCTGCCCGCGCCGGGGCAGTCGCTGCTCGAAGCGCTGCAGGCCTGGGACAACAAGTCGACCAAGGCGATGTGCGACTACTCCTTCCACATGGCGGTCACCTGGTGGGGCGAGCAGGTCTTCAACGAGATGGAGACGGTCGTTCGCGAGAAGGGCATCAACACCTTCAAGCATTTCATGGCCTACAAGGGCGCGCTCATGGTCAATGACGATGAGATGTACGCGTCTTTCCAGCGCTGCGCCGAGCTTGGCGCGCTGCCGCTCGTCCATGCCGAGAACGGCGACGTCGTCGCCTCGCTCCAGCAGAAGCTGCTCGCCAATGGCAACAACGGCCCGGAAGCACATGCCTATTCGCGCCCTCCGCAGGTGGAAGGCGAGGCGGCCAACCGTGCCATCATGATCGCCGACATGGCGGGGGTTCCGCTCTATATCGTCCACGTCTCGTGCGAAGAAGCGCATGAGGCGATCCGCCGTGCCCGCCAACTCGGCAAGCGCGTCTATGGCGAGCCGCTCATCCAGCATCTGGTCCTCGACGAAAGTGAATACCAGCACCCCGATTGGGATCACGCCGCACGTCGCGTCATGTCGCCGCCATTCCGTTCCAAACTGCATCAGGACGGTCTTTGGGCGGGCCTTGCAGCCGGTTCGCTGCAGGTGGTGGCGACGGACCACTGCGCGTTCACCACAGAGCAGAAGCGGTACGGCCGCGACGATTTCACCAAGATCCCCAACGGCACGGGCGGCCTTGAAGACCGCCTGCCGGTGCTTTGGACGAAGGGCGTCGCGACAGGCAGGTTGACAATGAACGAGTTCGTGGCGGCGACGTCGACGAACATCGCGAAGATCCTCAACATGTACCCGAAGAAAGGCGCGATTCTCGTCGGTGCCGATGCCGACATCATCGTGCTCGACCCGAAGGCGAAGAAGACGATCTCCGCGGACACGCAGGCCTCGGCGATCGACTACAACGTGTTCGAGGGTGTCGAAGTGACAGGCCTGCCGCGCTTCGTTCTCACGCGCGGCCATGTCGCTGTGCGTGACGGCGGCTTTGAAGGGCGCATGGGCCACGGCCAGTTCGTCGCGCGCAAGCCTGATCAGCCGGTCAACCGCGCGCTCTCCACCTGGAAGGAACTGACCGCTCCCCGCAAGGTCGAGCGCACCGGCATTCCGGCGAGCGGGGTCTGA
- a CDS encoding antitoxin MazE-like protein, with protein sequence MGRPRERTEEERAELIAEGYRPIEVWVPNFANPKMLALAVAEAKRIALADEEEDIGNWIDAVQQDMWEGQDQI encoded by the coding sequence ATGGGACGGCCAAGAGAACGGACGGAAGAGGAACGAGCTGAGTTAATCGCGGAAGGGTATCGACCCATCGAGGTCTGGGTGCCGAACTTCGCAAATCCGAAGATGCTTGCCCTCGCTGTGGCTGAAGCGAAGAGGATCGCGCTGGCCGATGAGGAAGAAGACATCGGCAATTGGATCGACGCGGTTCAGCAGGACATGTGGGAAGGCCAGGACCAGATATGA
- a CDS encoding Zn-dependent hydrolase yields the protein MALAGNMRIDGDRLWDSLMEMAQIGPGLRGGNNRQTLTDEDGEGRHLFKRWCDEAGLTMGVDEMGNMFHRREGTDPDALPVYVGSHLDTQPTGGKYDGVLGVLGGLEVIRTLNDLDIKTKHPIVVTNWTNEEGTRFAPAMLASGVFAGIHALDWALERADAKGLKFGAELERIGWKGEEKIGVRKMKAFFELHIEQGPILELEGKDIGVVSHGQGLWWLQVTLTGKDAHTGSTPMPMRRNAGLGMARITELVHTIAMDHQPNAVGAIGHCEVFPNSRNVIPGKVVFTVDFRSPDQATLDAMKARLEAEAPKIAAELGIEIEIEAVGHFDPVTFDAGCVKAIRDAAERLGYSHRDIVSGAGHDACWINRVAPTAMVMCPCVDGLSHNEDEEISKEWAKAGADVLFHAVVETAEIVE from the coding sequence ATGGCACTTGCTGGAAACATGCGCATCGACGGCGATCGCCTGTGGGACAGCCTGATGGAGATGGCGCAAATCGGCCCAGGCCTTAGGGGTGGCAACAATCGCCAGACCTTGACCGACGAAGACGGCGAGGGACGGCATCTCTTCAAGCGCTGGTGCGACGAGGCGGGCCTCACCATGGGCGTCGACGAGATGGGCAACATGTTCCATCGCCGCGAGGGCACCGACCCGGACGCGCTTCCGGTCTATGTGGGCAGCCATCTCGACACGCAGCCGACCGGCGGAAAATATGACGGCGTGCTCGGTGTTCTGGGTGGGCTCGAAGTCATCCGCACGCTGAACGATCTCGACATCAAGACCAAGCATCCGATCGTCGTCACCAACTGGACGAACGAGGAGGGCACGCGTTTCGCCCCGGCCATGCTCGCCTCCGGGGTCTTTGCCGGCATCCACGCGCTCGACTGGGCGCTGGAGCGTGCCGACGCCAAGGGGCTGAAATTCGGCGCCGAGCTCGAGCGGATCGGCTGGAAGGGCGAAGAGAAGATCGGCGTTCGAAAGATGAAGGCGTTCTTCGAGCTGCACATCGAGCAGGGTCCGATCCTCGAGCTGGAAGGCAAAGATATCGGTGTCGTCTCGCATGGCCAGGGGCTGTGGTGGCTGCAGGTGACGCTGACCGGCAAGGACGCCCATACCGGCTCGACGCCGATGCCGATGCGCCGCAATGCCGGTCTCGGAATGGCGCGCATCACCGAACTCGTCCACACCATCGCCATGGATCATCAGCCTAACGCGGTCGGTGCGATCGGCCATTGCGAGGTGTTCCCGAACTCGCGCAACGTGATCCCCGGCAAGGTCGTCTTCACCGTCGACTTCCGCTCGCCCGACCAGGCGACGCTTGATGCGATGAAGGCACGTTTGGAGGCAGAGGCGCCGAAAATTGCGGCAGAGCTCGGTATCGAGATCGAGATCGAAGCGGTCGGACATTTCGATCCCGTCACCTTCGACGCGGGCTGCGTCAAGGCTATCCGCGACGCTGCCGAACGTCTTGGCTACAGCCACCGCGACATCGTATCGGGGGCCGGTCACGACGCCTGCTGGATCAACCGCGTCGCGCCGACCGCGATGGTCATGTGCCCCTGCGTCGACGGCCTCAGCCACAACGAGGACGAAGAGATTTCCAAGGAATGGGCGAAAGCCGGCGCCGACGTCCTGTTCCATGCGGTCGTGGAGACGGCGGAGATCGTGGAGTAG